In Pseudorasbora parva isolate DD20220531a chromosome 20, ASM2467924v1, whole genome shotgun sequence, a single window of DNA contains:
- the cracr2ab gene encoding EF-hand calcium-binding domain-containing protein 4B, producing MSAIGHIRDTQVTSSGSDQDEKQPKPQPRKSVKKSAGWGHIAILDKVEDFFKICDSEKRGFITRTDMRKLHKELPLTADELENVFDSLDLDKNGYLTLGEFSSGFSTFLHGRRASMTEEQMNTPSQSSGDEEVSGNEDDEERHFNALMESLGASNMFEDPSDVRSLWAQLRKDEPHLLSNFEEFLARVTYQIKEAQQERKEMESAFRRKTVTHDTEIRRLYEEMEQQIINEKDQAIMKDSESFQLRSQDLQQRLRGKEQDLEQLFQKQRRLERQCRDLHSEHQESRLENVKLKITNEELSRELEQTCQELVLAQEQLGILQEQASRLQQEREMEMYRITEGLQREKQSLMKQLDLLREMNKHLRDERDISFLKRSNSMKKSSRKNRLSTASVKYTERKPSVKREVDEKEVTQRSNRKTTSLENGLCLPFTTGDDGRPEVDDQKVAGGSEGANVGVDVEDAPLDGWPLRRVISIEEDHLPHLLQGDPHLLLHQLSEEEEEQAREEGQGDLETSSLYPSNASLGSADSPPPVRVKKPSKKKWIRVNMPSSARGQPVGKETLQQGPAEVAAASPQRLFKVILVGNSSVGKTALLRRFCDGQFHSATSATVGIDYSVRTLNLGDSHVALQLWDTAGQERYRSITKQFFRKADGVVVIYDITMEDSFRSVRPWLNSIQEAVGDPIPVMLLGNKSDQENEREVQTKEADILAEETNMMFYECSAYTGANVLEAMIHLARVLREQEDRVWVNTVRLVDQPLKKKSCCK from the exons ATGTCAGCGATCGGACACATTCGAGACACACAGGTCACTAGCAGTGGCTCAGACCAGGATGAGAAGCAGCCGAAGCCGCAGCCAAGGAAAAGTGTGAAGAAGAGCGCAGGATGGGGACACATTGCTATTTTGGACAAAGTAGAGGATTTCTTCAAGATCTGTGATAGTGAAAAAAGAGGCTTCATCACACGCACTGATATGAGG AAGCTACACAAAGAATTGCCACTCACTGCTGACGAACTCGAGAACGTTTTTGACTCGCTAGACCTTGACAAAAATGGATACCTAACGCTGGGAGAGTTTTCCTCCGGATTCA GTACCTTTCTTCATGGACGGAGAGCCTCCATGACAGAGGAACAAATGAATACACCTTCTCAGAGCTCAGGGGATGAAGAGGTGTCAGGAAACGAGGATGATGAAGAGAGACATTTCAACGCGTTGATGGAGAGCTTGGGTGCTAGCAATATGTTTGAGGA CCCGAGTGATGTCCGTAGCCTGTGGGCTCAGCTCAGGAAGGATGAGCCTCACCTGTTGTCCAACTTTGAAGAGTTCCTGGCCCGTGTCACATATCAAATCAAAGAGGCACAACAAGAGAGGAAGGAGATGGAGAGCGCATTCAGAAG GAAAACAGTCACACATGACACTGAAATTCGCAGATTATATGAGGAAATGGAGCAACAGATCATTAATGAAAAAGATCAAGCAATTATGAAG GACTCTGAAAGTTTTCAGTTGCGCAGTCAGGACCTACAGCAGCGGCTCCGTGGTAAAGAACAGGATTTGGAGCAGCTTTTCCAAAAACAAAGGAGG TTAGAGCGACAATGTCGTGACCTTCATAGCGAACACCAGGAGAGTCGACTGGAGAACgttaaactcaaaatcaccAATGAGGAGCTGTCTCGTGAACTTGAGCAGACCTGCCAAGAGCTGGTGTTGGCTCAGGAGCAATTGGGCATTCTTCAGGAGCAGGCCTCTCGACTACAGCAGGAAAGAGAGAT GGAGATGTACAGAATCACAGAAGGCTTGCAGAGAGAAAAACAGAGCTTGATGAAACAGTTAGATCTACTCAG AGAAATGAATAAACATCTACGAGATGAGCGAGACATTAGCTTTCTG AAACGCAGCAATTCAATGAAGAAATCCTCACGTAAAAACAGACTGAGCACAGCCTCAGTAAAATACACAGAGAGGAAACCATCTGTCAAAAG AGAAGTTGATGAGAAGGAAGTGACTCAGCGCTCTAACAGGAAGACCACTTCTTTAGAAAACGGTCTGTGCTTACCCTTCACCACAGGGGATGATGGGAGACCGGAGGTGGATGATCAGAAGGTGGCTGGGGGCTCGGAAGGTGCAAATGTTGGGGTGGATGTGGAGGATGCGCCACTGGATGGTTGGCCTCTACGCAGAGTCATATCCATCGAGGAGGACCACCTCCCCCACCTGCTGCAAGGAGACCCTCACCTTCTTCTGCATCAGTTAAGTGAGGAAGAAGAAGAGCAGGCTAGAGAAGAAGGTCAGGGGGATCTAGAGACGAGCTCCCTCTACCCGTCCAATGCGTCTCTAGGCTCTGCTGACTCTCCACCACCAGTCAGGGTGAAGAAGCCGTCTAAGAAGAAATGGATCAGAGTAAACATGCCCTCATCTGCACGGGGTCAGCCTGTCGGAAAGGAGACGCTCCAGCAG GGTCCTGCAGAAGTTGCTGCGGCATCCCCTCAGCGCCTCTTTAAGGTCATTCTGGTGGGAAATTCCAGTGTTGGCAAAACTGCACTGTTGAGACGCTTCTGTGATGGACAGTTTCATTCTGCCACCTCAGCCACTGTGG GCATTGACTACAGTGTGCGGACACTGAATTTGGGGGACAGCCACGTTGCTCTTCAGCTATGGGACACTGCAGGCCAAGAAAG GTATCGCAGCATTACCAAGCAGTTTTTCCGTAAGGCAGATGGCGTGGTGGTCATCTACGACATCACAATGGAGGACAGTTTCAGATCAGTCCGCCCCTGGCTGAACAGCATACAGGAGGCGGTAGGCGACCCTATACCCGTCATGCTCCTTGGCAACAAATCAGACCAGGAGAATGAGCGAGAAGTGCAGACAAAGGAAGCTGATATTCTAGCAGAG GAAACAAACATGATGTTCTACGAGTGCAGTGCCTATACTGGAGCTAATGTTTTGGAGGCCATGATACATCTGGCTAG AGTCCTGAGGGAACAGGAGGACAGAGTATGGGTGAACACGGTCAGACTAGTGGATCAACCATTGAAGAAGAAATCCTGCTGCAAGTGa